Proteins encoded in a region of the Halorussus sp. MSC15.2 genome:
- a CDS encoding fibronectin type III domain-containing protein, which translates to MDLAWDAASDSGGSGLDHYAVYVDGTRSQQVPAGTTSTTVSGLASGTTYEFSATAVDGAGNESSASNAVSVTTDASGGGDFSQRVTRIDGFDGDTATDELSFEFVSNVGSDWVDVHYTVNGGTQYNYRMNNPSGDTHTLETSPDYVVGDFSSGDTIEYYFTYQHDGTASDTRWFSITY; encoded by the coding sequence GTGGACCTCGCGTGGGACGCCGCGAGCGACAGCGGCGGGTCGGGCTTAGACCACTACGCCGTGTACGTGGACGGGACGCGGAGCCAACAGGTTCCGGCGGGCACCACCTCGACCACCGTCTCGGGTCTCGCCAGCGGGACGACCTACGAGTTCTCCGCGACGGCCGTGGACGGCGCGGGCAACGAATCGAGCGCGTCGAACGCGGTCAGCGTCACCACAGACGCGTCGGGCGGCGGCGACTTCAGCCAGCGCGTCACCCGAATCGACGGGTTCGACGGCGACACCGCCACCGACGAACTGTCGTTCGAGTTCGTCTCGAACGTCGGTTCGGACTGGGTGGACGTCCATTACACCGTCAACGGCGGTACCCAGTACAACTACCGGATGAACAACCCGAGCGGCGATACCCACACGCTCGAAACGAGTCCGGACTACGTCGTCGGCGACTTCTCCTCGGGCGACACCATCGAGTACTACTTCACCTACCAACACGACGGCACCGCGAGCGATACGAGGTGGTTCAGCATCACGTACTGA